Proteins from a genomic interval of Treponema brennaborense DSM 12168:
- the fusA gene encoding elongation factor G: MSFDISKMRNIGISAHIDSGKTTLSERILFYCDKIHAIHEVRGKDGVGAVMDNMELERERGITIQSASTQVQWKDYTVNVIDTPGHVDFTVEVERSLRVLDGAILVLCSVGGVQSQSITVDRQLKRYHVPRIAFVNKCDRTGANPFKVRMQLREKLGLNAYMMQIPIGLEDKLEGVVDLITMKALYFEGEGGTEIRMAEIPAHLVDDANKYREELLEAASMFSDELMEAVLEGNPSEDMIRSAIRKGTLAEQFVPVFLGSAYKNKGIQPLLDGVVSYLPNPTEVKNYALDLDKNEEQVELIPDESKPCVSLGFKLEDGQYGQLTYVRIYQGCLKKGDELYNTRARKKFKVGRLVRMNSASMEDINEGVPGDIVALFGIDCASGDTFCGGGLNYAMSSMYVPEPVISLAITPKDKKSADQMAKALNRFTKEDPTFQTYVDPESNQTIIKGMGELHLDVYIERMKREYKCEVETGMPQVAYRESITQRADFNYTHKKQTGGSGQYGRVAGFMEPLEEKDYEFVDAIKGGSIPNEYIPSCDKGFRASLAKGSLIGFPIVGVKCTINDGQSHPVDSSDIAFQVAAMGAFREAYAKAKPVILEPIMKVSIEGPTEFQGNIFAVINQRRGIIVSSTEDGTFSRVDSEVPLSEMFGFSTILRSLTQGKAEFSMEFLKYGKVPNSIADTLIKEYEEKRRKEQNK; this comes from the coding sequence ATGAGTTTTGATATTTCCAAGATGAGGAATATCGGTATCAGTGCCCACATCGACTCAGGTAAAACAACCCTGTCTGAACGTATTCTTTTTTATTGCGATAAGATTCATGCAATTCATGAAGTCCGCGGTAAAGACGGTGTCGGTGCTGTCATGGATAACATGGAACTGGAACGCGAACGCGGTATTACCATCCAGTCTGCATCAACACAGGTTCAATGGAAAGATTACACGGTTAATGTTATTGACACACCCGGTCACGTAGACTTTACAGTAGAAGTTGAGCGCTCTTTGCGCGTTCTCGACGGAGCGATCCTTGTTCTTTGTTCTGTCGGCGGCGTTCAGTCACAGTCTATCACCGTAGACCGCCAGTTGAAACGCTATCACGTTCCGCGCATCGCGTTCGTAAACAAGTGCGACCGTACCGGAGCGAACCCGTTTAAAGTTCGGATGCAGCTGCGTGAAAAATTGGGATTGAATGCGTATATGATGCAGATCCCGATCGGATTGGAAGACAAGCTGGAAGGCGTCGTCGACCTTATCACGATGAAAGCGCTGTATTTTGAAGGTGAAGGCGGAACGGAGATCCGTATGGCCGAAATCCCCGCGCACCTCGTTGACGATGCGAACAAATACCGCGAAGAATTGCTGGAAGCGGCATCCATGTTCAGCGACGAACTGATGGAAGCCGTGCTGGAAGGAAATCCTTCCGAAGACATGATCAGATCCGCCATCCGTAAGGGTACTTTGGCTGAACAGTTCGTGCCCGTATTCCTCGGTTCTGCGTACAAAAACAAGGGTATTCAGCCGTTGCTCGACGGTGTCGTCAGTTATTTGCCCAATCCGACGGAAGTTAAAAACTACGCGCTCGATCTTGATAAGAACGAAGAGCAGGTTGAATTGATTCCCGATGAAAGCAAACCGTGCGTTTCTCTGGGTTTCAAACTTGAAGACGGCCAGTACGGTCAGCTTACGTACGTCCGCATTTATCAGGGATGTCTCAAGAAAGGCGATGAATTGTACAATACCCGTGCCCGCAAAAAGTTCAAGGTCGGACGTCTCGTCCGCATGAATTCCGCGAGTATGGAAGATATTAACGAAGGTGTTCCCGGTGATATCGTCGCGCTGTTCGGCATCGACTGTGCGTCGGGCGATACGTTCTGCGGCGGCGGATTGAATTACGCGATGTCGAGTATGTACGTTCCCGAACCGGTTATTTCTCTTGCCATTACGCCGAAAGACAAGAAATCTGCGGACCAGATGGCAAAAGCGCTCAACCGCTTTACGAAAGAAGACCCCACGTTCCAGACGTACGTCGATCCGGAATCGAATCAGACGATCATCAAAGGTATGGGAGAACTGCACCTCGACGTCTATATTGAACGTATGAAACGCGAGTACAAGTGTGAAGTGGAAACCGGTATGCCGCAGGTTGCGTACCGCGAATCTATCACGCAGCGTGCCGATTTCAACTATACGCACAAAAAGCAGACGGGTGGTTCGGGACAGTACGGCCGCGTTGCCGGTTTTATGGAACCGCTTGAAGAAAAAGATTACGAATTCGTTGATGCGATCAAGGGCGGTTCGATTCCGAACGAATATATTCCTTCTTGTGATAAGGGATTCCGTGCTTCGCTGGCGAAAGGTTCTTTGATCGGATTCCCGATCGTCGGTGTGAAATGCACGATTAACGACGGTCAGTCGCACCCCGTTGACTCTTCGGACATTGCGTTCCAGGTAGCCGCTATGGGTGCTTTCCGCGAAGCGTATGCGAAGGCGAAACCGGTTATTCTTGAACCGATCATGAAAGTTTCTATTGAAGGTCCGACTGAATTTCAGGGAAATATCTTCGCCGTTATCAACCAGCGCCGCGGTATCATAGTTTCTTCAACGGAAGACGGTACGTTCTCTCGTGTCGATTCGGAAGTTCCGCTGAGCGAAATGTTCGGATTTTCTACCATCCTTCGGTCTCTGACTCAGGGAAAGGCGGAATTTTCGATGGAATTCCTGAAATACGGTAAAGTTCCGAACAGCATTGCAGATACGCTCATTAAGGAATATGAAGAAAAACGCAGAAAGGAACAGAATAAATAG
- a CDS encoding ATPase domain-containing protein, with amino-acid sequence MIKDELFERSPIRCFDKATDGGLKAGELGLLTAKKGLGKTSVLVQFGVDTLLQDKQVVHVSFDQQSSNVITWYQDIFTEIAKKKNISNVSDLVNELVRKRIILNFNQDAITLPQVVKTVKALAEGGIATACLVIDGIDLSKVSADDIKCVASYAKEAGVAVWFSASSEGTDLASTVKPDFAALFAAVLHLNPKPDMIELAVLKLRDATVKASGLKLDSKTLLIAEK; translated from the coding sequence ATGATTAAGGATGAACTCTTTGAACGCAGCCCTATCCGCTGTTTTGACAAGGCAACGGACGGCGGCCTGAAAGCCGGTGAATTGGGATTGCTGACAGCGAAAAAAGGTCTTGGAAAGACTTCCGTTCTTGTTCAGTTCGGCGTTGACACGCTGCTGCAGGATAAACAGGTCGTTCACGTTTCTTTTGACCAGCAGTCTTCAAACGTCATTACTTGGTATCAGGATATTTTTACTGAAATTGCAAAGAAAAAGAATATTTCAAACGTTTCCGATCTGGTGAACGAACTCGTGCGGAAGCGGATCATTCTGAACTTCAATCAGGATGCGATCACGCTGCCGCAGGTTGTCAAAACGGTCAAAGCGCTGGCGGAGGGCGGTATCGCTACCGCTTGTCTCGTTATCGACGGAATCGATTTATCGAAAGTATCCGCGGACGATATAAAATGTGTCGCGTCGTATGCGAAGGAAGCAGGCGTTGCCGTGTGGTTCAGTGCCTCCTCTGAAGGTACCGATTTGGCTTCAACTGTGAAGCCCGATTTTGCCGCGCTGTTTGCCGCCGTGCTTCATTTAAATCCGAAGCCGGATATGATTGAACTCGCCGTTTTGAAACTGCGTGATGCGACCGTTAAAGCATCCGGTTTGAAACTCGATTCAAAAACACTGCTTATCGCTGAAAAATAA
- a CDS encoding Rpn family recombination-promoting nuclease/putative transposase yields the protein MNADFPRWEDVTITNDFFFAYSMLHDTELCRLLLRTLLKLDVKEITYVNTQETLAAAPGSKSVRLDVLLETTGEIVNVEMQTTSEPNLFKRIRYYQSSIDIGTAQRGVDYDDLKKLYVLFICTKDPFGEGLPRYTLRTVCDEHTALDVRDERFAVVYNASAYKNELDSETAAMLHYIAKGGTDTETAKSFAERVFKLKTDGAAKGAFMKYEIEIKRIRKEGFAEGLTEGESLGFAAGRSEGFTAGESSGIAKGEIRGMEKGKAEGIYATAGNLLSMGVLTPEQIAAATELPLKTVQELACRENIPQF from the coding sequence ATGAACGCAGATTTTCCCCGCTGGGAAGACGTTACCATCACCAACGACTTCTTCTTCGCCTATTCGATGCTTCACGACACCGAACTGTGCCGTCTCCTTCTGCGCACCCTGCTCAAGCTGGACGTAAAGGAAATCACTTACGTCAACACTCAGGAAACTCTCGCCGCCGCCCCCGGCTCCAAAAGCGTCCGCCTCGACGTGCTGCTCGAAACCACCGGTGAAATCGTCAACGTCGAGATGCAGACGACATCCGAGCCGAACCTGTTCAAACGAATCCGCTATTATCAAAGCTCCATCGACATCGGCACCGCACAGCGCGGCGTTGATTACGACGACCTGAAAAAGCTGTACGTCCTGTTCATCTGCACGAAGGATCCGTTCGGCGAAGGGCTGCCGCGCTACACGCTCAGAACCGTCTGCGACGAGCACACTGCGCTCGACGTCCGGGACGAACGGTTTGCCGTCGTCTATAATGCCTCAGCGTATAAAAACGAGCTTGATTCTGAAACGGCGGCCATGTTACACTACATAGCGAAAGGCGGAACGGACACGGAGACGGCGAAGAGCTTTGCCGAACGGGTGTTCAAGCTGAAAACCGACGGTGCCGCCAAGGGGGCGTTCATGAAGTACGAAATAGAAATCAAACGCATCCGTAAGGAAGGCTTCGCCGAGGGTCTTACAGAAGGTGAATCCCTCGGTTTTGCAGCGGGCCGTAGTGAGGGTTTTACTGCGGGCGAATCGAGCGGTATTGCTAAGGGCGAAATACGCGGCATGGAGAAAGGCAAAGCGGAAGGAATCTACGCTACAGCCGGCAATCTCCTGTCTATGGGAGTGCTTACGCCGGAGCAGATTGCCGCCGCAACGGAACTTCCGCTGAAAACCGTGCAGGAACTTGCTTGCCGGGAAAATATACCGCAGTTTTAA
- the coaE gene encoding dephospho-CoA kinase (Dephospho-CoA kinase (CoaE) performs the final step in coenzyme A biosynthesis.), giving the protein MCGCVSEPRNGGIPGPGRKFPVICIAGPIAAGKNQAASVLERRGWLCVDADRLVHDILENLKDKIVVLHADAARKRGISLLNADGTLNRRAVGQIVFSDPAALAAQESLVHPAVDAALHTFIDANSDKPIALNGTVFYKTDVFKRCSAVLFVDAPKLIRFFRIKSRDCLGFRQILKRFHAQAGIFAKYKKTNADIYKVWNIGKPYALERKIDKFLAYCRYKGY; this is encoded by the coding sequence ATGTGCGGTTGTGTTTCCGAACCCCGGAACGGCGGAATACCGGGACCCGGACGAAAGTTCCCGGTTATCTGCATAGCGGGTCCCATAGCTGCCGGCAAAAATCAGGCCGCTTCCGTATTGGAGCGCCGCGGCTGGCTGTGTGTAGACGCGGATAGGCTCGTACACGATATTCTGGAAAACCTCAAGGATAAAATCGTCGTTTTACATGCAGACGCGGCGCGGAAGCGGGGAATTTCATTGTTGAACGCGGACGGTACGCTGAACCGCCGCGCCGTCGGCCAAATCGTGTTTTCCGACCCGGCAGCGCTTGCTGCGCAGGAATCGCTCGTGCATCCGGCCGTAGACGCGGCGCTGCATACGTTTATCGATGCAAATTCCGATAAACCGATTGCGCTCAACGGCACGGTGTTTTACAAAACGGACGTATTCAAACGGTGTTCCGCCGTTTTGTTCGTTGACGCGCCTAAATTGATCCGTTTTTTCAGAATAAAAAGCCGCGACTGTCTGGGATTCCGGCAAATTCTGAAAAGATTTCACGCGCAGGCAGGTATCTTTGCTAAATATAAAAAAACAAATGCCGATATATACAAAGTATGGAATATCGGCAAACCATACGCGCTGGAACGGAAAATAGATAAGTTCCTTGCGTATTGCCGCTACAAAGGATACTGA
- a CDS encoding SPOR domain-containing protein has translation MEQKRTLWIIAAAGVFLLVVIGAALILYSPARTRDPAIASLQGQNDTWTLPPVSSTVPSLPEQPSVSTVSGTEQTPGSSAKNVDELTVISGTTTVYGTGSTVIDINALKSPATAQSAAVTPLNQAAADAVSAAGAASGTTARSSEPQQTSVPAASAAPAVAEKKTATQSAASAKPSAAAEKKPADAGKLPDQYWVQVASFASKKNAEEARTALLDNKIASEIFTYSDSANKVYYRLRVGPYTTKTEAEYWRSRIVLIDEFSASQSYVTNSTAPKNK, from the coding sequence ATGGAACAGAAACGGACATTATGGATTATTGCGGCGGCGGGTGTTTTCCTGCTCGTCGTTATCGGTGCGGCGCTCATTTTATATTCGCCTGCTCGAACCCGTGATCCTGCGATTGCGTCGCTGCAGGGTCAGAACGATACGTGGACGCTGCCGCCGGTATCTTCAACTGTTCCTTCTCTGCCGGAGCAGCCGTCCGTTTCCACCGTATCCGGTACGGAGCAAACTCCGGGTTCTTCCGCAAAAAACGTGGACGAACTGACCGTGATTTCGGGTACGACGACGGTGTATGGAACCGGTTCTACGGTTATAGATATAAACGCGCTTAAATCTCCGGCGACAGCCCAGTCTGCGGCCGTAACTCCGCTCAATCAGGCTGCCGCCGACGCTGTTTCCGCCGCGGGCGCCGCTTCCGGAACGACGGCGCGTTCCTCCGAACCGCAGCAGACGTCGGTTCCGGCTGCATCCGCCGCTCCCGCTGTTGCCGAAAAGAAAACGGCGACTCAATCGGCCGCTTCCGCAAAGCCGTCTGCTGCCGCTGAAAAAAAGCCTGCTGACGCCGGGAAATTGCCCGATCAGTATTGGGTGCAAGTAGCGTCGTTTGCCAGCAAAAAAAACGCGGAAGAGGCCCGTACGGCGCTGCTCGACAATAAAATTGCGAGTGAAATTTTTACGTATTCCGATTCTGCAAACAAGGTGTATTACCGGCTGCGCGTGGGACCGTATACGACGAAGACCGAAGCCGAATATTGGCGTTCCCGAATCGTTTTAATAGATGAATTTTCTGCGAGCCAGAGTTACGTAACCAATTCAACCGCTCCGAAAAATAAATAA
- a CDS encoding autotransporter, with protein MKKALVVFLMLALVSSVFAAEPVADVKIAEFSGNASVQWGVNLDSGKTGFLNAYEVVFKLNLLNNGTKSTTGDGVWGELVLKTDDDTFIGWKNTENSDGKFNANKGMQDGKNLGLKVFVDVAKIHLGPAYIGIKRGDTQTGELKMDAAIRSSDDDQAKWLSNVGPDKFSQGIVVGFANDMFGIDVDLRSYAVDKTDSTDIVNQYTGAYAFAGEAEFKGVENLSIKAGASYNFSDKFYANTASDTSASLDTVLGYSASAGYKLALNDTYYIRPQVGFAGANSKTDANNSKSGMAMAFGVLFGWGEIGMDKNADVAFLDDDMAKKVSPGVGVVAYVPFKGTSKVAGVSSDAEQLYTARIMPSFFSGEIVKNLTAAAYGDIVVMNDKYPTVANKDMGMAFVLSAKYAIPVDAMTITPNAGVRFANASYADNYKDFGEADDGVFGKKDGTYKLSMGDQKTKTGSALFDGNFMNIKAGVDVAGLISNTTLSVIYESANVLNSLEAASGANVSKLGTLNFKAKIAL; from the coding sequence ATGAAAAAAGCACTTGTAGTGTTCCTTATGCTGGCGCTGGTTTCGTCCGTGTTTGCGGCGGAACCGGTAGCCGATGTAAAAATCGCCGAATTCAGCGGCAATGCGTCCGTACAGTGGGGTGTAAACCTCGATTCGGGAAAAACAGGTTTCCTGAATGCCTATGAAGTCGTGTTCAAGCTGAACCTGCTGAACAACGGCACCAAGTCTACGACCGGCGACGGCGTATGGGGTGAATTGGTATTGAAGACCGACGATGATACGTTCATCGGTTGGAAAAATACTGAAAACAGCGACGGTAAGTTTAATGCCAACAAAGGTATGCAGGATGGTAAAAATTTAGGACTGAAAGTATTCGTCGACGTAGCCAAGATTCACCTCGGACCCGCATACATCGGTATCAAACGCGGTGACACGCAGACCGGTGAACTGAAAATGGATGCGGCTATCCGCTCTTCAGACGACGATCAGGCAAAATGGCTTTCCAACGTCGGCCCCGATAAGTTTTCTCAGGGTATCGTCGTGGGATTTGCGAACGACATGTTCGGAATCGACGTTGACCTGCGCTCATATGCGGTAGATAAAACAGACTCAACGGATATCGTCAATCAATACACCGGTGCGTACGCGTTTGCCGGAGAAGCCGAATTTAAAGGCGTTGAAAACCTGAGCATAAAAGCCGGTGCGTCTTATAACTTCAGTGACAAATTCTATGCAAACACGGCATCCGATACGTCGGCTTCTTTGGACACTGTGCTGGGTTACAGCGCGTCTGCCGGTTACAAACTGGCATTGAACGATACGTATTACATTCGTCCGCAGGTCGGTTTTGCTGGAGCTAATTCGAAAACTGACGCAAATAACAGCAAGTCCGGTATGGCGATGGCATTCGGCGTACTGTTCGGCTGGGGCGAAATCGGTATGGATAAAAATGCCGACGTAGCATTCCTTGACGACGATATGGCAAAAAAAGTTTCTCCGGGCGTCGGTGTCGTAGCGTACGTACCGTTCAAAGGTACTTCTAAAGTAGCTGGTGTTAGTTCTGATGCTGAACAGCTGTATACAGCTCGTATCATGCCGTCGTTCTTCAGCGGTGAAATCGTCAAGAACCTGACTGCGGCTGCTTACGGTGATATCGTCGTAATGAACGATAAATATCCGACTGTTGCCAACAAAGATATGGGAATGGCGTTCGTTTTGAGCGCTAAATACGCGATTCCGGTTGATGCCATGACCATCACGCCGAACGCCGGTGTACGCTTTGCAAACGCATCTTACGCTGATAACTACAAAGACTTCGGTGAAGCCGATGACGGTGTTTTTGGTAAGAAAGATGGTACTTATAAACTCTCAATGGGTGATCAGAAGACGAAAACCGGTTCTGCATTGTTTGACGGTAACTTCATGAACATCAAAGCCGGTGTCGACGTTGCGGGTCTTATCAGCAATACGACGCTGTCCGTGATCTACGAATCAGCAAACGTGCTGAATTCGTTGGAAGCTGCAAGCGGTGCAAATGTTTCCAAACTCGGAACACTGAACTTCAAAGCTAAAATCGCACTGTAA
- the polA gene encoding DNA polymerase I produces MNDFSDPDSTLYILDSYGLIYRSYYAFINRPLTDKDGKNVSAVFGFFRNFKAVLDHYKPRYIAAAFDSRKATFRHEMYADYKATRQKTPEDLHAQVPVIEEILTALGIPVLRCDGFEADDVIATIASVCGAENRCCRILSADKDLMQLVNDTTQILKPDKNGGWEIVGKDGVKAEWGVEPELMLDLLSLIGDSSDNVPGVSGVGIKTALKLLDEYGSLDGIFAHADDISGAVGNKIRAGKDAAYFSKSLIALRYDVPVDTCVPSFGTVSLDYEAASRLLFRYGVPAVAKQYASVPLPAGSETEAIQSKGPTGLIPDEPVFEELTKNTGDYMAVTSIAVLASYIDEILASEPIEAAFDCETDSLDRIHTRIVGFSLSRRAGTGIYVPLSVPDALLTQTLIEKQDAFVQLERLFSVPACTLAMHNGKFDYEVLRSNGLAEPRCRIADTMVAAWLLDPDRSAYSLEALAADKLGLETIPYTDVVPKGSTFADIPLEQAVPYAAEDADLTWQLYRLFLPRLAAAKLGDLFWNLEMPVLPILAEMELDGIHIEKSELISYGEELTAEIERIRREIYELVGHEFNVASTKQLQDVLFEERKLPPGKKTKTGYSTDTGVLETLAALDPVPRKILDYRLKTKLFSSYVDTLPLMVDGNDRIHTSFIQTGTATGRLSSREPNLQNIPVRDEDGRRIRLAFTAEPGCQLISADYSQIELVILAHLSGDPNLCAAFSGGTDVHRATAALIFGVQPDAVTPDMRRTAKTINFGVMYGMSAFRLAGALGIPRTQAAEFIEAYFKTYAGVRNFMNEMVNAAQQSGFVETIFGRRRYIRAINSSSKIEKSGAERVAVNTPIQGSAADIVKKAMIDVAAALKKTGSPARLLLQVHDELILECPQESAAETASLIKQTMENVVSLRVPLKVSVEIGPRWGDFH; encoded by the coding sequence ATGAATGACTTTTCCGATCCTGACTCAACGCTGTATATTCTTGATTCATACGGACTTATTTATCGTTCGTATTATGCGTTCATCAACCGTCCGCTTACGGATAAAGACGGAAAAAACGTATCGGCTGTATTCGGTTTTTTCCGTAATTTCAAAGCGGTGTTGGATCACTATAAGCCGCGATATATCGCGGCGGCGTTCGATTCTCGTAAGGCGACGTTTCGGCATGAAATGTATGCCGACTATAAAGCGACAAGGCAAAAAACGCCCGAAGACCTGCACGCGCAAGTTCCCGTTATAGAGGAAATTTTGACGGCTCTGGGCATACCGGTTCTGAGATGCGACGGCTTTGAAGCAGACGACGTAATTGCGACGATTGCTTCCGTGTGCGGAGCGGAGAATAGGTGCTGCCGGATTTTATCCGCGGATAAAGATCTGATGCAGCTGGTTAACGATACGACACAGATACTTAAACCGGATAAAAACGGCGGTTGGGAGATTGTTGGGAAAGACGGTGTTAAAGCCGAATGGGGTGTCGAGCCTGAATTGATGCTCGATTTGCTTTCTCTTATCGGTGATTCTTCCGATAACGTGCCGGGCGTTTCCGGCGTGGGTATCAAAACGGCGCTCAAATTACTTGACGAATACGGTTCGCTCGACGGAATTTTTGCTCATGCCGACGATATTTCGGGAGCGGTGGGCAATAAAATCCGCGCCGGAAAAGATGCCGCGTATTTTTCAAAGTCGCTGATAGCGCTCCGGTACGATGTGCCGGTCGATACGTGCGTTCCGTCTTTCGGGACCGTATCGCTTGATTACGAAGCGGCTTCCCGCCTTTTATTCCGATACGGCGTGCCGGCGGTTGCAAAACAGTACGCATCCGTTCCGCTTCCCGCCGGATCGGAAACTGAGGCGATTCAGAGTAAAGGGCCGACCGGACTGATTCCGGATGAACCCGTTTTTGAGGAACTGACGAAAAATACGGGGGATTATATGGCAGTTACGTCGATTGCCGTTTTGGCTTCATATATAGACGAAATTCTTGCGTCCGAGCCTATTGAAGCGGCGTTCGACTGTGAGACGGACAGCCTCGACCGCATCCATACCCGTATCGTCGGATTTTCGCTTTCCCGCCGCGCCGGAACCGGTATTTACGTTCCCCTTTCGGTTCCGGATGCCCTGTTAACGCAGACGCTTATAGAAAAACAGGATGCGTTCGTTCAGCTTGAACGGTTGTTTTCCGTCCCGGCCTGTACGCTCGCCATGCACAACGGTAAATTCGACTATGAAGTTCTGCGTTCAAACGGTTTGGCGGAACCTCGCTGCCGGATAGCGGATACGATGGTAGCCGCTTGGCTGCTCGACCCGGATCGTTCCGCGTATTCGCTGGAAGCGCTTGCCGCCGATAAACTCGGTCTGGAAACGATTCCGTATACGGACGTGGTGCCGAAGGGGTCCACTTTTGCCGATATTCCGCTTGAACAAGCCGTGCCGTACGCCGCTGAAGATGCCGATCTGACGTGGCAGTTATATCGATTGTTTCTGCCGCGGCTTGCCGCTGCAAAGCTGGGCGATTTGTTTTGGAATCTTGAAATGCCGGTGTTGCCGATTCTTGCCGAAATGGAACTGGACGGCATTCATATTGAAAAAAGCGAACTGATTTCCTACGGAGAGGAACTTACGGCAGAAATCGAGCGTATTCGGCGTGAAATTTATGAATTGGTAGGGCATGAATTCAACGTCGCGTCCACCAAGCAGCTGCAGGACGTGCTGTTTGAGGAACGGAAGCTTCCGCCCGGTAAAAAAACGAAAACCGGATATTCGACCGATACCGGCGTACTTGAAACGCTTGCCGCGCTTGATCCGGTGCCGAGGAAAATTCTCGATTACCGATTGAAAACGAAACTTTTTTCGTCGTACGTCGACACGCTGCCGCTTATGGTCGACGGCAATGACCGCATACACACCAGTTTCATTCAGACGGGTACCGCGACGGGGCGTTTATCGAGCCGGGAACCGAATTTGCAGAATATTCCGGTTCGGGATGAAGACGGACGGCGCATCAGACTGGCGTTTACGGCGGAACCGGGATGTCAGTTGATTTCCGCCGACTATTCTCAGATCGAATTGGTAATTTTGGCTCATTTGTCCGGAGATCCGAATCTCTGCGCGGCGTTTTCGGGCGGCACCGACGTGCATCGTGCCACGGCGGCGCTCATTTTCGGAGTTCAGCCTGACGCGGTAACGCCCGATATGCGGCGGACGGCAAAAACGATCAATTTCGGCGTCATGTACGGTATGAGTGCTTTTCGGCTTGCCGGTGCGTTGGGAATTCCGCGGACTCAGGCGGCCGAATTCATCGAGGCCTATTTTAAAACTTATGCAGGCGTCCGCAATTTCATGAACGAAATGGTGAATGCGGCGCAGCAATCCGGATTCGTTGAAACGATTTTCGGTCGCCGGCGGTACATCCGTGCGATTAACAGCAGCAGTAAAATCGAAAAATCAGGTGCGGAGCGCGTTGCGGTGAACACGCCGATACAGGGTTCCGCAGCGGATATCGTAAAAAAGGCGATGATCGACGTGGCGGCCGCTCTGAAAAAGACCGGTTCCCCAGCGCGGCTTTTATTGCAGGTTCACGATGAATTGATTCTTGAGTGTCCGCAGGAATCGGCTGCCGAAACGGCTTCTTTGATTAAGCAGACGATGGAAAACGTCGTTTCGCTCAGAGTTCCGCTGAAGGTTTCCGTTGAAATCGGACCCCGCTGGGGTGATTTTCACTGA